The following proteins are co-located in the Myroides profundi genome:
- a CDS encoding DNA translocase FtsK has translation MEKENTTKKKTTKSTSTAKRFDTTIHINSRFLITILLIISGIALTLSFISYLITGIEDQSNLELLGDRQAEVANWLGKLGAYLAHLFVYQGFGVASFFFAKLLVHSGIYAFFTIPARRIKKVIFWDLFSMLLLSVFLGFFWSSNPLLGGTVGYELNLYFVDYLGTAGTVLLLLFFAIAFALFRFKLSPTSIRQGLEGLPAFFKKFKKKHIETPADFDNNGQANQVNAEPVAVANKEVEAPSAKQETPVKEEDFSFYEQPESPKSAIVEPKNIKPTIEHSSELVLDHKNPKPNVEKAESVTAKEAGANDFVIEEIKDEGSLEENLAARLVQDFGEFDPTLELSNYQFPSIELLKEYSGSGITINQEELEENKNRIVDTLRNYKIDIAQIKATVGPTVTLYEIVPEAGIRISKIKNLEDDIALSLSALGIRIIAPIPGRGTIGIEVPNNSPSIVSMRSVIASPKFQSAEMELPVALGKTISNETFVVDLAKMPHLLMAGATGQGKSVGLNALLTSLLYKKHPAEVKFVLVDPKKVELTLFNKIERHYLAKLPNSEDAIITDNTKVINTLNSLCIEMDNRYTLLKDAMVRNIKEYNEKFKQRKLNPENGHRFLPYIVLVVDEFADLIMTAGKEVETPIARLAQLARAIGIHLIIATQRPSVNVITGIIKANFPARVAFRVTSKIDSRTILDQQGADQLIGRGDMLYTQGNDLVRVQCAFVDTPEVEKLTEYIGAQKAYPEAYILPEYVGEEGASNLDVDISERDPLFKDAAAIIVTAQQGSASLLQRKLKLGYNRAGRLIDQLEAAGIVGPFEGSKARTVNVPDLMALDQFFDNEENNN, from the coding sequence ATGGAAAAAGAAAATACAACAAAAAAGAAAACTACAAAATCAACGAGTACGGCCAAACGATTTGATACAACGATACATATCAATAGCCGATTCTTAATCACTATACTGTTAATCATCAGTGGTATCGCACTAACGTTGAGTTTTATATCCTATTTAATCACAGGGATAGAAGATCAGAGTAACTTAGAATTATTAGGAGATAGACAGGCTGAGGTGGCTAACTGGTTAGGTAAACTAGGGGCATATCTAGCTCACCTTTTTGTATACCAAGGTTTCGGAGTAGCGTCTTTCTTTTTTGCAAAGTTATTAGTTCATTCAGGTATTTATGCCTTTTTCACTATACCAGCTAGAAGAATCAAGAAAGTGATTTTCTGGGACTTGTTCTCGATGTTATTACTGTCTGTTTTCTTAGGCTTTTTCTGGAGCAGTAATCCTCTTTTAGGAGGAACAGTAGGATATGAGTTAAATCTGTATTTTGTAGATTATCTAGGTACAGCTGGTACGGTATTGTTATTGTTGTTCTTTGCGATTGCTTTTGCGCTGTTTAGATTTAAATTATCACCTACTTCTATTCGTCAAGGATTAGAAGGATTGCCAGCGTTCTTTAAGAAGTTTAAAAAGAAACATATAGAGACTCCTGCTGACTTCGATAATAATGGACAAGCAAATCAGGTAAATGCAGAACCTGTAGCAGTAGCGAATAAGGAGGTAGAAGCACCGTCTGCTAAGCAGGAAACACCTGTTAAAGAAGAAGACTTTAGTTTCTATGAGCAACCAGAGTCTCCTAAGTCTGCTATAGTAGAACCTAAAAATATCAAACCGACGATAGAACATAGCTCTGAGTTAGTATTAGATCATAAAAATCCAAAGCCAAACGTAGAGAAGGCAGAATCTGTGACTGCAAAGGAAGCAGGTGCTAATGACTTCGTTATTGAAGAAATAAAAGACGAAGGAAGTTTAGAAGAGAATCTAGCAGCTAGATTAGTTCAAGACTTTGGAGAGTTTGACCCTACATTAGAGTTGTCTAATTATCAGTTTCCTTCTATTGAATTATTGAAAGAATACAGTGGTTCTGGAATTACGATAAATCAAGAAGAATTAGAAGAGAATAAGAATAGAATCGTAGACACCCTACGTAACTATAAGATCGATATTGCTCAGATTAAGGCTACTGTAGGACCTACTGTTACACTATATGAGATCGTGCCAGAGGCAGGTATTCGTATTTCGAAGATTAAGAACTTAGAAGATGATATTGCTCTTTCTTTATCTGCATTAGGTATCCGTATTATTGCACCCATACCAGGTAGAGGAACCATAGGTATAGAAGTACCTAATAATAGCCCTTCTATTGTGTCTATGAGAAGTGTGATAGCTTCTCCTAAATTCCAAAGTGCTGAAATGGAGTTACCAGTGGCACTTGGTAAGACGATTTCGAATGAGACTTTCGTAGTAGATTTAGCTAAAATGCCTCACCTTCTGATGGCAGGGGCTACGGGTCAAGGTAAGTCTGTCGGGTTGAATGCTTTATTGACATCACTTCTATATAAAAAGCATCCAGCCGAAGTGAAGTTCGTATTAGTTGACCCAAAGAAAGTAGAATTAACTTTATTTAATAAAATAGAACGACATTATTTAGCTAAATTGCCCAATTCGGAAGATGCTATTATAACAGATAATACGAAAGTTATTAATACGTTGAACTCTCTGTGTATCGAGATGGATAACCGTTATACGCTATTAAAAGATGCAATGGTTAGAAACATCAAGGAATACAATGAGAAATTCAAACAGCGCAAGCTAAATCCTGAGAATGGACACCGCTTTTTGCCTTATATCGTATTAGTAGTGGATGAGTTTGCAGATTTGATTATGACAGCAGGTAAGGAGGTAGAGACCCCTATTGCACGTTTGGCTCAGTTAGCTCGTGCTATTGGTATCCACTTAATTATCGCTACACAGAGACCATCTGTAAACGTTATTACTGGTATTATTAAAGCGAACTTCCCAGCACGTGTAGCTTTTAGAGTTACTTCTAAGATAGACTCTCGTACAATCTTAGATCAGCAGGGAGCTGATCAGTTGATCGGTAGAGGGGATATGTTGTATACACAAGGAAATGATTTGGTGCGTGTACAGTGTGCTTTCGTAGATACTCCAGAGGTAGAAAAATTGACAGAGTACATAGGGGCACAAAAGGCGTATCCAGAGGCTTATATATTACCAGAATATGTAGGTGAGGAGGGAGCTAGTAATTTAGATGTGGATATTAGTGAGAGAGATCCTCTGTTTAAAGATGCTGCAGCTATCATCGTTACAGCACAGCAAGGGTCAGCTTCATTATTACAAAGAAAGTTAAAACTAGGTTATAATCGTGCAGGTAGATTAATTGATCAGCTTGAGGCTGCAGGTATTGTAGGGCCATTCGAAGGAAGTAAGGCGCGTACAGTGAATGTACCAGATTTGATGGCTTTAGATCAGTTTTTTGATAATGAAGAAAACAACAATTAA
- the tpx gene encoding thiol peroxidase has protein sequence MATVTLKGNAIQTIGTLPGLNTKAPEFNLVGGDLADKTLANYKGKRVILNIFPSVDTPTCATSVRHFNQDASKLENTVVLCVSRDLPFAQGRFCGAEGIANVEMLSDFRDGQFGKDYGVLFTDGPLKGLLSRSIVILNEEGTVIYTEQVAETADEPNYEKAIAALK, from the coding sequence ATGGCGACTGTAACATTAAAAGGTAATGCTATCCAAACTATCGGAACATTACCAGGATTAAATACAAAAGCTCCTGAATTCAATTTAGTAGGAGGAGATTTAGCTGATAAAACATTAGCAAACTATAAGGGAAAAAGAGTAATCTTAAACATCTTCCCTAGTGTAGATACACCTACATGTGCTACTTCTGTAAGACATTTTAACCAAGATGCTTCTAAACTAGAGAATACAGTAGTATTATGTGTTTCAAGAGATTTACCTTTTGCACAAGGGCGTTTCTGTGGAGCTGAGGGTATTGCGAATGTAGAGATGTTGTCTGACTTTAGAGACGGACAATTTGGAAAAGATTATGGGGTGCTGTTTACAGACGGACCTTTAAAAGGATTGTTGTCTAGATCTATTGTTATCTTAAACGAAGAAGGTACAGTAATCTATACAGAACAAGTGGCTGAAACAGCTGATGAACCAAATTATGAAAAAGCGATCGCTGCTTTAAAATAA
- a CDS encoding DUF6952 family protein → MKLPVIRQLSQFIADNDQDYIIETLEVLENLTEVPSLKDEELDVIGELISNMYGALEVQKLVKEGATQKEALNTFMQRVLGSIDK, encoded by the coding sequence ATGAAATTACCAGTGATAAGACAGTTATCTCAATTCATTGCAGATAATGACCAAGATTATATTATAGAAACGCTAGAAGTATTAGAAAACCTAACAGAAGTGCCTTCTCTTAAGGATGAGGAACTAGATGTGATCGGTGAACTTATTTCTAATATGTATGGGGCTCTAGAGGTTCAGAAACTTGTAAAAGAAGGAGCTACCCAAAAAGAAGCGTTGAATACCTTTATGCAAAGAGTTTTAGGATCGATAGATAAATAA
- a CDS encoding thioredoxin family protein: protein MLLELDKDNLQEIVNSNEKVVVQYAASWCGNCRIMKPKFKKLATEKENMTFVIADAENFPESRKLADVSNLPTFATFVNGKLVNQTQTNKTEVLHELVNEIV, encoded by the coding sequence ATGCTTTTAGAACTAGATAAAGATAATTTACAAGAAATTGTAAATTCAAATGAAAAAGTGGTTGTTCAATATGCTGCATCTTGGTGTGGTAATTGTAGAATTATGAAGCCTAAATTCAAAAAATTGGCAACAGAGAAAGAAAACATGACATTTGTAATTGCAGATGCTGAGAACTTCCCTGAGTCAAGAAAATTGGCTGATGTAAGCAATTTACCAACTTTTGCTACATTCGTAAACGGTAAATTAGTTAACCAAACTCAGACAAATAAAACTGAGGTGTTACACGAATTAGTAAACGAAATTGTATAA
- a CDS encoding peroxiredoxin, which translates to MSLVGKKFPNITVDAMSEMGDDLRINIFEEATKNNKKVLLFWYPKDFTFVCPTELHAFQAALPEFEKRNTMVIGASCDTNEVHFAWLNTAKDNGGIEGVTYPIIADTQRNLSSVLGILDVENEVYNEELDSVQIEGSNVTYRATYLIDETGKIFHESVNDMPLGRNVNEYIRLIDAYAHVQTHGEVCPANWEEGKDAMNADRKGVAEYLSKH; encoded by the coding sequence ATGTCTTTAGTAGGTAAAAAATTTCCAAACATCACAGTAGACGCAATGTCTGAAATGGGAGATGATTTAAGAATCAACATTTTCGAAGAAGCAACAAAGAACAATAAAAAAGTATTATTATTCTGGTACCCAAAAGACTTTACATTCGTATGTCCTACAGAATTACACGCTTTCCAAGCAGCTTTACCAGAGTTTGAAAAAAGAAACACTATGGTGATTGGAGCTTCATGTGATACTAACGAAGTACACTTCGCTTGGTTAAACACAGCAAAAGACAATGGTGGAATCGAAGGAGTTACTTACCCAATTATCGCAGATACTCAAAGAAACTTATCATCAGTATTAGGAATCTTAGATGTAGAAAACGAAGTATATAATGAAGAATTAGATTCAGTTCAAATCGAAGGATCTAACGTTACATATAGAGCTACTTACTTAATCGATGAGACTGGAAAAATTTTCCACGAATCAGTAAACGATATGCCATTAGGAAGAAACGTAAATGAGTACATCAGATTAATCGATGCTTACGCTCACGTACAAACTCATGGTGAAGTATGTCCAGCTAACTGGGAAGAAGGAAAAGATGCAATGAATGCTGACAGAAAAGGTGTAGCTGAATACTTAAGCAAACACTAA
- the nhaC gene encoding Na+/H+ antiporter NhaC, protein MSSKHDKVEKPITLFQSLIPVVILVGLLAINVFVFRDDALSGTNQFILLIGGSIATVVGIFNHVSYDKVITQIINNVRDTSSAIFILLLVGALSGTWLLSGIIPSMIYYGLQILHPAIYLPACLIITSIISIATGSSWTTSATVGIALVGIGNAIGMPIGMIGGAVISGAYFGDKLSPLSDTTNLAPVMAGTDLFTHIRYMLYTTVPTYIVTLVLFSVLGVLYGHGGDVDTSVTLQAIADTFNITPILFIVPVFVVFLIVKKVQPIAALLIGTLLGGVFALIFQPDIVVAVSGGDTFNFYNAYKGVMLALTTDIRILSPLESLNGLFEAGGMASMLNTVWLILCAMFFGGAMEAIGALQKISMALLNIANNVFGLFASTVASCLAINVMTSDQYLSIVVPGKMFSDAYKAKGLAPENLSRTLEDSGTVTSVLIPWNTCGAYHSGVLGIPTMTYLPYAFFNYLSPFVTLLYAVFNYKIRKIVNKA, encoded by the coding sequence ATGAGTAGTAAACACGACAAAGTAGAGAAACCAATCACGTTATTCCAATCGCTAATTCCTGTTGTTATTTTGGTAGGATTATTAGCTATTAATGTGTTTGTATTCCGGGATGACGCCTTGTCTGGTACGAATCAGTTTATTTTATTAATAGGTGGTTCTATAGCTACTGTTGTGGGGATCTTTAATCATGTAAGTTATGATAAGGTGATCACGCAGATTATAAATAATGTTAGAGATACCTCTAGTGCCATCTTTATCTTATTATTAGTAGGTGCCTTATCAGGTACTTGGCTTCTAAGTGGGATTATACCGAGTATGATCTATTACGGGTTACAGATATTGCATCCCGCTATTTATCTACCAGCCTGTCTGATTATTACTTCTATTATATCTATTGCTACAGGTAGTTCATGGACTACATCCGCTACAGTAGGGATAGCATTAGTTGGGATAGGTAATGCGATAGGGATGCCTATAGGGATGATAGGAGGAGCTGTGATATCAGGAGCTTATTTTGGAGATAAGTTATCTCCATTATCAGATACGACTAACCTTGCTCCAGTGATGGCAGGTACAGACTTATTTACCCATATCAGATATATGCTGTATACTACAGTACCTACTTATATTGTTACGTTAGTGCTGTTTTCTGTTTTGGGAGTATTATATGGTCATGGAGGAGATGTAGATACATCAGTGACTTTACAGGCTATAGCAGATACATTTAATATTACACCTATATTATTTATAGTACCTGTATTTGTAGTCTTTTTGATCGTTAAGAAAGTACAGCCTATAGCAGCACTATTGATAGGAACACTATTAGGAGGAGTATTTGCATTAATCTTCCAGCCAGACATCGTAGTAGCGGTATCAGGTGGAGATACATTTAATTTTTATAATGCGTATAAAGGTGTTATGCTAGCACTGACTACAGATATCAGAATCTTGTCGCCATTAGAGAGCCTTAACGGCTTGTTTGAAGCAGGAGGGATGGCAAGTATGTTGAATACAGTTTGGTTGATTCTATGTGCTATGTTTTTTGGTGGAGCGATGGAAGCTATTGGAGCATTACAGAAGATCTCGATGGCTCTGTTGAATATTGCTAATAATGTATTTGGGTTATTTGCTAGTACAGTAGCCAGCTGTTTAGCGATTAATGTGATGACATCAGATCAGTACTTATCTATCGTGGTACCAGGGAAGATGTTCTCAGATGCTTATAAGGCCAAAGGGTTGGCACCAGAGAATCTGAGCCGTACATTAGAAGACTCAGGGACTGTGACATCAGTATTGATTCCTTGGAATACTTGTGGAGCATATCACTCAGGAGTATTGGGTATTCCTACGATGACTTATCTACCGTATGCATTTTTTAATTATTTGAGTCCATTTGTGACCTTATTATATGCAGTATTTAATTATAAAATTAGAAAGATAGTGAATAAGGCGTAA
- a CDS encoding bestrophin family protein — MIVRHKKHIIQMLFIWKGSVLKKIFPTLLAIFIFSWIVYFAHYLFPDVIIPLNVGAFALVGISLAIFLGFCNSAAYDRFWEGRKQWGSLVIHSRSLAFQIQNYIDESPSFSKKEKQEGIKLIIAFCYLLNKQLREKTDYEIIRQYLKEEVYQEMLTKKFKPAYILNELTKWIAAQQRAGRLDTITQARIDKNIDELSIVLGACERIVHTKIPFVYFVILHRTVYVYCFILPFGLIDLIIWTMPFFVTFVAYTFIALDAVVAEIAEPFGEEENDLALDQMCANIAYSLSEISEMPLPELMTPDKNYIVT, encoded by the coding sequence ATGATAGTAAGACACAAAAAGCATATCATACAAATGCTTTTTATATGGAAGGGGTCTGTCCTTAAAAAAATATTTCCAACGCTACTGGCTATCTTTATATTCTCTTGGATTGTCTATTTTGCTCATTACCTATTTCCTGATGTAATAATCCCTCTTAATGTAGGAGCGTTTGCCTTAGTGGGGATTTCGCTAGCGATATTCTTAGGATTTTGTAATAGTGCGGCTTATGATCGCTTCTGGGAAGGAAGGAAGCAATGGGGAAGCCTAGTAATACACTCTAGATCGCTTGCCTTTCAGATTCAAAACTATATAGATGAAAGTCCTTCGTTCTCTAAAAAAGAAAAACAAGAAGGGATCAAACTTATTATTGCTTTCTGCTATCTCTTAAATAAACAACTGAGAGAAAAAACAGACTATGAAATAATACGTCAGTATCTGAAAGAAGAGGTGTATCAAGAAATGCTGACTAAGAAATTTAAACCTGCGTATATTCTTAATGAATTAACGAAATGGATAGCTGCACAGCAGCGTGCAGGTAGACTAGATACGATCACACAAGCTAGAATAGACAAGAATATCGATGAGCTATCCATAGTATTGGGAGCCTGTGAGCGCATCGTTCATACGAAGATTCCGTTTGTATACTTTGTTATTCTACACAGGACAGTCTATGTGTACTGCTTTATCCTTCCGTTTGGACTAATTGACCTTATTATCTGGACTATGCCGTTCTTTGTTACCTTCGTAGCGTATACCTTTATCGCGTTAGATGCTGTAGTAGCAGAGATAGCAGAGCCATTCGGAGAAGAAGAAAACGACCTTGCTCTAGATCAAATGTGTGCTAATATAGCTTACTCACTAAGCGAAATATCAGAAATGCCTCTACCAGAACTGATGACACCTGATAAGAACTATATCGTTACTTAA
- a CDS encoding CBS domain-containing protein produces MKQKVPVEEIMTKELITLTLSDSLYDAERLFKKHKIRHIPIVKGDKLIGVLSYSDLIKISYVDVVEDESVDMPSVVYDMYSIEQLMAKVVVSALPTATVKEVTEILSKQSYHSIPIVDQLGHLKGIVTTTDLLKYFLKQY; encoded by the coding sequence ATGAAACAAAAGGTTCCAGTTGAAGAGATTATGACTAAAGAGCTAATCACTCTTACTTTATCTGATAGTTTATATGATGCAGAGAGATTGTTTAAAAAGCATAAAATAAGACATATCCCTATCGTTAAAGGTGATAAACTAATAGGGGTACTCAGTTATTCTGACTTGATAAAAATCAGCTATGTAGATGTAGTAGAAGACGAGTCAGTGGATATGCCTTCTGTTGTTTATGATATGTATTCTATAGAGCAATTAATGGCAAAAGTGGTAGTAAGTGCTCTTCCTACAGCAACTGTAAAAGAGGTGACAGAAATATTGTCAAAGCAGAGTTATCACTCTATTCCGATAGTTGACCAATTAGGTCATTTAAAAGGGATAGTGACTACGACAGATTTATTAAAATATTTCCTAAAGCAGTATTAG
- a CDS encoding WG repeat-containing protein, whose amino-acid sequence MKKITLLILIGFLSFSCSNDDNKKSDKPKEEKPDYQPKILIPFEERGLWGFRDPQANVVVVVPQYEAVKDFDQHKIARVKKSKLWGIIDMLGKPVIAPTYNDIKDFSIQGYATVVRLEKSGVINTKGEEKIEPLYDEITGYYDKQYVKVMIEQKYGIIDKDWKLAIKPSYTKIRDFGTEGVNADHIIVEQNKKRGLINKNWKVLANAKYDSITKFDTRGIAMLIDSLKMGMINTEGKILEPKYEEIKESNDEVEVTYKVVLKEKWGLLNKDWKEIIAPRFEADFKIFEFDKSGYARLHVGEKWGFIDKNHKVILEPIYDEITEFDEQGFARIKVGEKWGVINREFKVLLAPEYDNITVFNAEGFARVNQKDKWGVINKQWKVVLPVMYDNIGTLLPYDMTILTLDGKLGLANKNWEVVLPVDYKDINVTEDQGTVRIYNDIPGIERAIGLFHLKTYKRLEPTYERIDNYNSFGYALVQKNEISKNLIDKNFEERLDTYYTEIYPFNEAGVFKVLKAPYIGVFDSRMNMLVEPTKYTDIDEFAEDNHAVVSFGNKSGLINRQWKEVLAVEYDEISTPDKESNRKLTIHTSSVTMYNVFNQNGKILEDNYKEIKFDYANKVILLKGMNDLHGFASVNLVHITSPVYENELDFTNALVARMKQNGVWGLINKQGIIVINPMYDRISEFNNEGYAYLVKGGLYGFVNHVGLTTVHAKYEIPDYALTRDKLAKVRTNGLLTIVNYENGIELFKPGQYTDVENLFKGYAAYLEKGKWGIVDKLQKVVSVAKYDKVERFTKDNTARIMLNNYVGFMNDKGVIVLEPTTYSHIGEFKDGKATAIKNGVAVLIDINGKEI is encoded by the coding sequence ATGAAAAAAATCACCTTACTTATATTAATAGGCTTCTTGTCATTTTCTTGTAGCAATGATGACAATAAAAAGAGCGATAAACCTAAAGAAGAGAAACCAGATTATCAACCTAAAATACTTATCCCTTTTGAAGAGCGTGGTTTGTGGGGATTCAGAGATCCGCAGGCTAATGTTGTGGTAGTGGTACCTCAGTATGAAGCTGTAAAAGACTTTGACCAACATAAGATAGCAAGAGTAAAGAAGAGTAAGTTATGGGGAATAATAGATATGTTAGGCAAGCCTGTGATCGCTCCTACGTATAATGATATTAAAGATTTTAGTATACAGGGATATGCGACTGTGGTAAGGTTGGAGAAAAGCGGAGTAATTAATACGAAGGGAGAAGAGAAAATAGAACCTTTATACGATGAGATTACAGGCTACTATGATAAGCAGTATGTAAAGGTGATGATAGAGCAGAAGTATGGTATCATAGACAAGGATTGGAAATTAGCAATCAAGCCTTCTTATACTAAGATTCGCGATTTTGGAACAGAAGGAGTGAATGCAGATCACATCATCGTAGAGCAGAATAAGAAGAGAGGTCTGATTAATAAGAATTGGAAGGTATTGGCGAATGCTAAATATGACAGTATTACTAAATTCGATACTAGAGGCATAGCGATGTTAATCGACTCGTTAAAGATGGGGATGATTAACACAGAAGGAAAGATTCTAGAGCCTAAGTACGAAGAGATTAAAGAGTCTAATGATGAGGTAGAAGTTACTTATAAAGTAGTTTTAAAAGAGAAATGGGGGCTGTTAAATAAAGATTGGAAAGAAATTATAGCACCTCGTTTTGAAGCAGACTTTAAGATATTTGAGTTTGATAAATCAGGTTATGCCAGATTACATGTAGGGGAGAAGTGGGGATTCATTGATAAGAATCACAAGGTGATCTTAGAGCCGATATACGATGAGATCACAGAGTTCGACGAACAAGGTTTTGCGCGTATTAAAGTAGGAGAGAAGTGGGGCGTGATTAACAGAGAGTTTAAGGTATTATTAGCTCCAGAGTATGATAATATCACTGTGTTTAACGCAGAGGGTTTTGCGCGTGTCAATCAGAAAGATAAATGGGGAGTGATTAATAAACAATGGAAAGTAGTTCTACCTGTGATGTATGATAATATTGGGACTTTACTACCTTATGATATGACAATCCTAACACTAGACGGTAAACTAGGGCTAGCGAATAAGAATTGGGAAGTTGTATTACCTGTGGATTATAAGGATATCAATGTGACAGAAGACCAAGGTACGGTGAGAATCTATAATGATATACCAGGTATAGAAAGAGCTATAGGGTTATTCCATTTAAAAACGTATAAACGTTTAGAACCAACCTATGAGCGAATAGATAACTATAACTCTTTTGGCTACGCATTAGTACAAAAGAATGAGATATCTAAGAACTTAATAGATAAAAACTTCGAAGAGCGATTAGATACTTATTATACTGAGATATATCCCTTTAATGAAGCAGGAGTGTTTAAAGTACTTAAGGCTCCTTATATAGGAGTATTTGACTCTAGAATGAATATGTTGGTAGAACCGACTAAATATACAGATATAGATGAGTTCGCAGAGGATAATCATGCAGTAGTGTCTTTTGGTAATAAGAGTGGACTTATTAATAGACAGTGGAAAGAAGTTCTAGCTGTAGAATATGATGAGATATCTACGCCAGACAAAGAGAGTAATAGAAAGCTTACTATTCACACTTCTTCAGTGACCATGTATAATGTCTTTAATCAGAACGGAAAGATCTTAGAGGATAACTATAAAGAGATAAAGTTTGACTATGCAAACAAAGTCATTTTGTTGAAAGGGATGAATGATTTACATGGCTTTGCATCTGTTAATCTAGTACATATCACTTCTCCTGTTTATGAGAATGAGTTAGACTTCACGAATGCTCTAGTAGCTAGGATGAAACAGAATGGGGTATGGGGACTGATTAATAAACAAGGCATCATTGTTATAAACCCGATGTACGATCGCATCAGTGAGTTTAATAATGAAGGCTATGCCTATTTAGTAAAAGGAGGTCTATACGGATTTGTAAATCATGTAGGGCTTACGACTGTGCACGCTAAATATGAAATACCTGATTATGCTTTGACTAGAGATAAGTTAGCAAAAGTGAGAACGAATGGATTATTGACTATTGTTAATTATGAAAATGGTATTGAGTTATTTAAACCAGGTCAGTATACAGATGTAGAAAATTTATTTAAAGGCTATGCTGCCTATTTAGAAAAAGGTAAGTGGGGTATCGTAGATAAGTTACAAAAGGTAGTATCAGTAGCGAAATATGATAAGGTAGAGCGCTTCACTAAAGATAATACAGCACGTATTATGTTGAATAACTATGTAGGCTTTATGAATGATAAAGGGGTAATCGTTTTAGAACCGACTACTTATAGTCATATAGGAGAGTTTAAAGATGGTAAAGCTACCGCGATAAAGAATGGCGTAGCAGTACTTATTGATATAAATGGAAAGGAAATATAG
- a CDS encoding NADP-dependent oxidoreductase, which produces MKAIVLKEFGGVDKLQIQDIDIPVLKTGEVLVKVKALSVNPVDALTRANKVEIANLLEQYDPIILGWDFSGIIESVGENVKEYKVGDAVFGMVNFPGHGRAYAEYIAVSVDQIALKPSNITHEEAAASTLAALTAWQAFTSYGKLRPNDKVLIHAAAGGVGHYAVQLAKHLGAYVIGTSSAKNKEFVLGLGADEHIDYRSVQFEEVLSDIDFVLEAIGRDNIQKSVRVLKEFGSIVVLPSGSTKEDEAAAKAKQLHGSHFMCVYSSARDMKIIAHLLEKGIVKAHISHVFDFEDMDKAHLCIESGNTVGKVVVCIS; this is translated from the coding sequence ATGAAAGCAATTGTGTTAAAAGAATTTGGAGGTGTAGATAAGCTTCAAATTCAGGATATTGATATTCCTGTTTTAAAAACCGGAGAGGTATTAGTCAAGGTAAAGGCATTAAGTGTAAATCCTGTAGATGCTCTGACTAGAGCAAATAAAGTAGAGATTGCAAATCTCTTAGAGCAGTATGATCCTATTATTTTAGGATGGGACTTCTCTGGAATTATAGAATCTGTAGGCGAGAATGTCAAGGAGTATAAAGTAGGAGATGCAGTTTTTGGAATGGTTAATTTTCCTGGACATGGTAGAGCTTATGCAGAGTATATCGCTGTCTCTGTAGATCAAATAGCATTAAAGCCAAGTAATATCACACATGAAGAAGCTGCCGCATCTACATTAGCTGCGCTAACAGCTTGGCAAGCGTTTACGAGTTATGGAAAACTAAGACCTAATGATAAGGTACTAATACATGCTGCAGCTGGTGGTGTAGGACACTATGCTGTGCAGCTGGCTAAGCATTTAGGGGCGTACGTGATAGGTACTTCTTCTGCTAAGAATAAAGAGTTCGTATTAGGCTTAGGTGCAGATGAGCATATTGATTATAGAAGTGTGCAGTTTGAGGAAGTATTATCTGATATAGACTTCGTTTTAGAGGCTATCGGAAGAGATAATATTCAGAAGTCTGTCAGGGTGCTTAAAGAGTTTGGGTCTATAGTTGTTTTACCTTCAGGATCTACGAAAGAGGATGAGGCTGCTGCTAAGGCAAAGCAGTTACACGGCAGTCACTTTATGTGTGTTTATTCGAGTGCTCGAGATATGAAAATTATTGCTCACCTCTTAGAAAAAGGTATTGTTAAGGCTCATATTAGTCATGTTTTTGACTTCGAAGACATGGATAAAGCACATTTATGTATAGAAAGTGGTAATACTGTAGGAAAGGTAGTTGTGTGTATTTCTTAA